One window of the Vigna radiata var. radiata cultivar VC1973A chromosome 1, Vradiata_ver6, whole genome shotgun sequence genome contains the following:
- the LOC106761317 gene encoding ABC transporter C family member 10 isoform X2, whose translation MLAFILIRKNLFGPFQGMLQMERYSNLQLISSITNASLGLLYLCLGIWVLEENLRKSHTLFPLNGWLLELFEGFRWLLVGLSVSLKLKQLPRSWLWLFSLITLFLSSIFCVLSVSYAICSRELTFKEALYVLSFPGAVLLLLCTYKASKCEDTATSIDEDFYESLSSHFDEVDPYNYVTPYAKAGFFSRMSFWWLNSLMKIGQEKTLQDEDIPKLPELDRAEYCYLSFIEQLNRQKGKESLPQSAILWAIVFCHWKDILMSGLFALLKVLSVCTGPVLLNAFISIAEGNGSFKYEGYVLVMSLFIAKIAESLSQRQWYFRTRLVGMKIRSLLTASIYRKVLRLSSAARLTHSNGEIMNYVTVDTYRIGEFPFWFHQTWTTSLQLCIALVILFRAIGLATIASLVVIVLTVLCNTPLAKMQHKFQSKLVVAQDERLKVSSEALVNMKVLKLYAWETHFKNAIETLRNVELKILSAVQLRKAYNIILFWIAPVLVSAVSFGACYFLNVPLHANNVFTFVATLRLVQEPITAIPDVVGVVIQAKVAFSRIVNFLEAPELQSAKFRNRCFDECNKGRISIKSADFSWEGNVSKSTLRNINLEIRQGQKFAICGEVGSGKSTLLATILGEVPRIKGTIEVYGKFAYVSQTAWIXTGTXRENILFGSDLDAHRYQETLHRSSLLKDLELFPHGDLTQIGERGVNFSGGQKQRIQLARALYQNADVYLLDDPFSAVDAHTATNLFNEYIMDGLKEKTVLLVTHQVDFLPAFDSVLMMSNGEILESAPYHHLLSTSQEFQDLVNAHKKTAGSNNPMNVSSSKRPSISAKEITQAFKENQSKDTYGNQLIKEEEREIGDTGLKPYLQYLNQTKGYVYFFVTSLCHLLFVICQILQNSWMAANVDNNKVSTLQLIVVYFMIGVLSTVFLLIRTVLLVSLGIQSSKYIFLQLMNSLFRAPMSFYDSTPLGRILSRVSSDLSIMDIDIPFIIAYTVGGTTNFYTNLIVLAIITWQILFIAVPMVYIAIRLQKYYFSTAKELMRVNGTTKSFVANHIAETTAGAVTIRAFKEEDGFFKKNLDLIDINASPFFHSFASNEWLIQRLEIVSAVLLSSTALCMVTLPPGTFSSGFIGMALSYGLTLNAQLVFSIQSQCNLANYIISVERLNQYMHIASEAPEVIEGNRPPSNWPVAGKVELKDLQVRYRPDGPLILHGITCTFKAGHKIGIVGRTGSGKSTLISALFRLVEPAGGKIVVDGIDISSIGLHDLRSRFGVIPQDPTLFNGTVRYNLDPLSQYSDKEIWEVLGKCQLREVVQEKEEGLNSSVVEDGSNWSMGQRQLFCLGRALLRRSRILVLDEATASIDNATDLVLQKTIRTEFADCTVITVAHRIPTVMDCTMVLSISDGKLVEYDEPVNLMNKEGSLFKQLVKEYWSHFHSAESY comes from the exons ATGCTGGCATTCATTCTGATCCGGAAGAATTTGTTCGGACCATTTCAGGGTATGTTGCAGATGGAAAGATATTCAAACTTGCAGCTAATTTCTTCCATAACCAATGCATCTCTGGGGTTGTTGTATTTGTGCTTAGGCATTTGGGTTTTAGAGGAAAACTTAAGGAAGAGTCACACTCTTTTTCCACTTAATGGGTGGTTGCTAGAACTCTTTGAAGGATTCAGATGGTTGTTAGTAGGATTAAGTGTAAGTCTTAAGCTGAAACAACTTCCAAGGTCATGGTTGTGGTTGTTTTCACTTATTACACTATTTCTTTCGAGTATTTTCTGTGTTTTGTCCGTGTCTTATGCAATTTGTAGCAGAGAACTGACCTTCAAGGAAGCTTTATATGTTCTATCTTTTCCAGGAGCAGTTTTACTACTCTTGTGCACTTACAAAGCATCAAAATGTGAAGACACTGCTACAAGTATTGATGAAGACTTTTACGAATCTTTAAGCAGCCACTTTGATGAAGTTGATCCTTATAACTACGTAACCCCATATGCTAAAGCTGGATTCTTTAGTAGGATGTCGTTTTGGTGGTTGAATTCATTGATGAAAATTGGTCAAGAGAAAACACTTCAGGATGAGGATATCCCAAAGTTGCCAGAATTGGATCGAGCAGAATATTGTTATTTGTCTTTTATAGAACAGTTGAACAGGCAAAAGGGGAAAGAATCATTGCCACAATCAGCAATTTTGTGGGCAATAGTTTTTTGCCACTGGAAAGATATTTTGATGTCAGGATTGTTTGCATTGCTCAAGGTACTCAGTGTATGTACTGGTCCTGTACTTTTGAATGCTTTTATATCGATTGCTGAGGGTAATGGCAGTTTCAAATATGAGGGCTATGTATTGGTCATGTCACTTTTCATTGCAAAAATCGCAGAGTCCTTATCACAAAGGCAATGGTATTTTCGCACTAGGCTTGTTGGGATGAAGATTAGGTCACTACTTACAGCTTCCATTTATAGAAAAGTATTGAGGTTGTCTAGTGCAGCTAGATTGACACACTCTAATGGTGAGATAATGAATTATGTGACTGTGGATACATACAGAATTGGAGAATTCCCATTTTGGTTTCACCAGACATGGACAACAAGCCTCCAACTATGTATTGCACTTGTAATACTTTTTCGTGCTATTGGCCTAGCAACAATTGCCTCATTGGTGGTGATAGTTCTCACTGTGCTCTGTAATACTCCACTGGCAAAGATGCAGCATAAGTTTCAGAGTAAACTCGTGGTGGCACAAGATGAGAGATTGAAGGTCAGTTCTGAGGCTCTTGTGAATATGAAAGTGCTGAAGCTATATGCGTGGGAAACCCATTTTAAAAATGCTATTGAAACATTAAGAAACGTTGAACTGAAAATTTTAAGTGCTGTACAGCTGAGAAAGGCAtacaacataattttattttggatcGCACCTGTTTTGGTGTCTGCTGTTTCTTTTGGGGCATGTTACTTTTTGAACGTTCCTTTACATGCTAACAATGTTTTCACTTTTGTGGCAACTTTACGCCTAGTGCAAGAACCAATTACTGCCATCCCAGATGTTGTTGGGGTGGTCATTCAAGCAAAAGTTGCATTTTCCAGGATTGTTAATTTCCTTGAAGCACCTGAATTACAGAGTGCAAAATTCAGGAATAGGTGTTTTGATGAGTGTAACAAAGGCCGAATTTCAATCAAATCTGCTGACTTTTCATGGGAAGGTAATGTATCAAAGTCAACACTGAGGAACATAAACTTGGAGATCAGACAAGGGCAAAAGTTTGCTATTTGTGGAGAAGTTGGCTCAGGCAAATCAACCCTCTTGGCTACAATTCTTGGAGAGGTTCCAAGGATTAAAGGAACT ATTGAAGTTTATGGAAAGTTTGCATATGTTTCTCAAACAGCATGGATACANACNGGNACNNTACgggaaaatattttgtttggatcAGATTTGGATGCTCATAGATATCAAGAAACACTTCATAGATCATCACTACTAAAGGATTTGGAGCTGTTTCCACATGGAGATCTCACTCAAATAGGCGAGAGAGGAGTTAACTTCAGTGGAGGTCAGAAGCAGCGAATTCAACTTGCACGTGCTCTTTATCAGAATGCTGATGTATATCTTTTGGATGATCCATTCAGTGCTGTTGATGCACATACTGCCACAAATTTGTTTAAT GAATACATCATGGATGGTCTTAAAGAGAAAACTGTTTTACTCGTAACTCATCAAGTTGACTTTCTACCAGCGTTTGATTCTGTTTTG ATGATGTCAAATGGGGAAATCCTAGAATCTGCTCCTTATCATCATTTGTTGTCCACAAGCCAAGAATTCCAAGATCTTGTTAATGCTCACAAGAAAACTGCTGGTTCTAACAATCCTATGAATGTTTCTTCTTCCAAGAGGCCTTCAATATCTGCTAAAGAGATTACACAAGCTTTCAAGGAGAACCAATCAAAAGACACATATGGAAATCAGTtaataaaggaagaagagagagagataggAGACACGGGGTTGAAGCCTTACTTGCAGTATTTGAATCAGACGAAAGGCTATGTATACTTCTTTGTGACTTCTCTTTGTCACCTCTTGTTTGTCATTTGCCAGATATTGCAAAACTCATGGATGGCTGCTAATGTTGACAATAACAAAGTTAGCACATTGCAGCTGATTGTTGTTTACTTCATGATTGGGGTTCTTTCTACTGTTTTTTTGCTGATCAGAACTGTACTTCTAGTTTCCTTGGGCATTCaatcatcaaaatatatatttttacagtTAATGAACTCCCTTTTCCGTGCACCGATGTCCTTTTATGACTCTACACCATTGGGAAGAATACTTAGTAGG GTCTCATCAGATCTAAGCATTATGGATATTGATATCCCTTTTATTATTGCTTATACTGTGGGAGGTACTACAAACTTCTATACCAACCTCATAGTTTTAGCAATTATCACTTGGCAAATCTTGTTTATCGCTGTACCGATGGTTTACATTGCAATACGCTTGCAG AAATACTATTTTTCCACTGCAAAAGAATTGATGCGCGTGAATGGCACAACAAAATCATTTGTAGCTAATCATATAGCTGAAACAACTGCTGGAGCTGTGACAATAAGAGCTTTTAAGGAAGAAGATGGCTTTTTCAAGAAGAATCTTGATCTAATTGATATCAATGCTAGTCCCTTCTTTCATAGTTTTGCCTCAAATGAGTGGCTGATTCAGAGATTGGAAATAGTCAGTGCAGTGCTTCTTTCCTCCACAGCTCTATGCATGGTTACACTTCCACCAGGGACTTTCAGCTCTG GATTCATTGGCATGGCTCTATCTTATGGACTTACACTAAATGCTCAACTAGTATTTTCAATTCAGAGTCAATGCAATCTAGCAAATTACATAATTTCTGTGGAGAGGCTAAATCAGTATATGCATATAGCAAGTGAGGCCCCAGAAGTAATAGAAGGAAATCGTCCTCCTTCAAATTGGCCAGTTGCTGGTAAAGTAGAACTAAAAGACTTGCAG GTACGATACAGGCCTGATGGACCACTTATACTTCATGGAATCACATGCACATTCAAAGCAGGACACAAGATTGGAATAGTTGGAAGAACAGGCAGTGGAAAGTCCACTCTCATCAGTGCATTATTTCGTCTGGTGGAGCCAGCAGGTGGAAAAATTGTAGTTGATGGCATAGACATATCTTCAATTGGCCTTCATGATTTGAGGTCACGTTTTGGAGTTATACCTCAGGATCCTACCCTTTTTAATGGAACTGTTAGATATAATTTGGACCCTTTATCTCAATACTCTGATAAAGAAATATGGGAG GTTCTTGGGAAGTGTCAGCTGCGAGAAGTTGtacaagagaaagaagaggGACTAAACTCCTCAG TTGTGGAAGATGGATCAAACTGGAGCATGGGACAAAGGCAATTATTTTGTCTGGGGCGTGCACTGTTAAGGAGAAGTAGGATATTGGTGTTGGATGAAGCTACTGCATCAATTGACAATGCAACTGATTTGGTTCTGCAGAAAACCATTAGGACTGAGTTTGCAGATTGCACAGTGATCACAGTAGCACACAGAATACCAACCGTGATGGATTGCACTATGGTTCTTTCAATTAGCGATG GAAAATTGGTGGAGTATGATGAACCAGTGAACTTGATGAACAAAGAAGGATCGCTATTCAAGCAGCTTGTTAAGGAGTACTGGTCTCATTTTCATTCAGCAGAATCATACTGA
- the LOC111241644 gene encoding uncharacterized protein LOC111241644, giving the protein MERSFLSTVEKIPRSPTKEFKNILCVIEESKDLTILSIDELAGSLEAHKQRRRTILFKSLDHVLQAKLDLKGGAQNTRGQVGLKGRGRGGCGKMMMEVIMKMTRSKLVSAWSWGKGRPRRSIKGKGEIVKVDLESEIIDLRVKIIEDLLEFVIGSAYEVEMVSIFSQIEFPNISLHDDHIIEALRKLPVTK; this is encoded by the exons ATGGAGAGGAGTTTCTTATCAACCGTGGAGAAGATCCCAAGGTCACCGACTAAGGAATTCAAGAATATTTTGTGTGTAATTGAGGAGTCCAAGGACTTGACCATACTCTCGATTGACGAGCTTGCTGGGTCTTTAGAGGCACACAAACAACGAAGGAGAACAATATTGTTTAAGTCACTTGATCATGTACTTCAGGCAAAACTTGACCTAAAAGGAGGTGCTCAGAACACTCGAGGTCAAGTTGGTCTTAAAGGAAGAGGCCGAGGAGGTTGTGGCAAAATGATGATGGAAGTTATTATGAAGATGACAAGGAGCAAACTAGTTAGTGCATGGTCATGGGGAAAAGGGAGACCAAGGAGGTCGATCAA AGGCAAAGGTGAAATAGTGAAGGTTGATCTGGAAAGTGAAATTATTGATTTGAGGGTAAAAATCATTGAAG ACCTTCTGGAATTTGTTATTGGTTCGGCTTATGAAGTAGAAATGGTGTCTATATTCTCTCAGATTGAATTTCCTAACATATCATTGCATGATGACCATATAATTGAAGCTCTTAGGAAGCTTCCTGTCACGAAGTAG
- the LOC106761317 gene encoding ABC transporter C family member 10 isoform X1 gives MTEFKQQREHTMMKEFWSMFCAEADCPGTGGKQPFCFDLKTLKDPSSCFNQFLIFCFDVSVLVMLAFILIRKNLFGPFQGMLQMERYSNLQLISSITNASLGLLYLCLGIWVLEENLRKSHTLFPLNGWLLELFEGFRWLLVGLSVSLKLKQLPRSWLWLFSLITLFLSSIFCVLSVSYAICSRELTFKEALYVLSFPGAVLLLLCTYKASKCEDTATSIDEDFYESLSSHFDEVDPYNYVTPYAKAGFFSRMSFWWLNSLMKIGQEKTLQDEDIPKLPELDRAEYCYLSFIEQLNRQKGKESLPQSAILWAIVFCHWKDILMSGLFALLKVLSVCTGPVLLNAFISIAEGNGSFKYEGYVLVMSLFIAKIAESLSQRQWYFRTRLVGMKIRSLLTASIYRKVLRLSSAARLTHSNGEIMNYVTVDTYRIGEFPFWFHQTWTTSLQLCIALVILFRAIGLATIASLVVIVLTVLCNTPLAKMQHKFQSKLVVAQDERLKVSSEALVNMKVLKLYAWETHFKNAIETLRNVELKILSAVQLRKAYNIILFWIAPVLVSAVSFGACYFLNVPLHANNVFTFVATLRLVQEPITAIPDVVGVVIQAKVAFSRIVNFLEAPELQSAKFRNRCFDECNKGRISIKSADFSWEGNVSKSTLRNINLEIRQGQKFAICGEVGSGKSTLLATILGEVPRIKGTIEVYGKFAYVSQTAWIXTGTXRENILFGSDLDAHRYQETLHRSSLLKDLELFPHGDLTQIGERGVNFSGGQKQRIQLARALYQNADVYLLDDPFSAVDAHTATNLFNEYIMDGLKEKTVLLVTHQVDFLPAFDSVLMMSNGEILESAPYHHLLSTSQEFQDLVNAHKKTAGSNNPMNVSSSKRPSISAKEITQAFKENQSKDTYGNQLIKEEEREIGDTGLKPYLQYLNQTKGYVYFFVTSLCHLLFVICQILQNSWMAANVDNNKVSTLQLIVVYFMIGVLSTVFLLIRTVLLVSLGIQSSKYIFLQLMNSLFRAPMSFYDSTPLGRILSRVSSDLSIMDIDIPFIIAYTVGGTTNFYTNLIVLAIITWQILFIAVPMVYIAIRLQKYYFSTAKELMRVNGTTKSFVANHIAETTAGAVTIRAFKEEDGFFKKNLDLIDINASPFFHSFASNEWLIQRLEIVSAVLLSSTALCMVTLPPGTFSSGFIGMALSYGLTLNAQLVFSIQSQCNLANYIISVERLNQYMHIASEAPEVIEGNRPPSNWPVAGKVELKDLQVRYRPDGPLILHGITCTFKAGHKIGIVGRTGSGKSTLISALFRLVEPAGGKIVVDGIDISSIGLHDLRSRFGVIPQDPTLFNGTVRYNLDPLSQYSDKEIWEVLGKCQLREVVQEKEEGLNSSVVEDGSNWSMGQRQLFCLGRALLRRSRILVLDEATASIDNATDLVLQKTIRTEFADCTVITVAHRIPTVMDCTMVLSISDGKLVEYDEPVNLMNKEGSLFKQLVKEYWSHFHSAESY, from the exons ATGACAGAGTTTAAGCAGCAAAGAGAACATACAATGATGAAGGAATTTTGGAGCATGTTTTGTGCAGAAGCTGATTGTCCTGGGACTGGAGGAAAACAAccattttgttttgatttgaagACTTTGAAAGATCCTTCTTCATGCTTCAACCAGTTCTTGATCTTTTGCTTTGATGTGTCGGTGCTGGTCATGCTGGCATTCATTCTGATCCGGAAGAATTTGTTCGGACCATTTCAGGGTATGTTGCAGATGGAAAGATATTCAAACTTGCAGCTAATTTCTTCCATAACCAATGCATCTCTGGGGTTGTTGTATTTGTGCTTAGGCATTTGGGTTTTAGAGGAAAACTTAAGGAAGAGTCACACTCTTTTTCCACTTAATGGGTGGTTGCTAGAACTCTTTGAAGGATTCAGATGGTTGTTAGTAGGATTAAGTGTAAGTCTTAAGCTGAAACAACTTCCAAGGTCATGGTTGTGGTTGTTTTCACTTATTACACTATTTCTTTCGAGTATTTTCTGTGTTTTGTCCGTGTCTTATGCAATTTGTAGCAGAGAACTGACCTTCAAGGAAGCTTTATATGTTCTATCTTTTCCAGGAGCAGTTTTACTACTCTTGTGCACTTACAAAGCATCAAAATGTGAAGACACTGCTACAAGTATTGATGAAGACTTTTACGAATCTTTAAGCAGCCACTTTGATGAAGTTGATCCTTATAACTACGTAACCCCATATGCTAAAGCTGGATTCTTTAGTAGGATGTCGTTTTGGTGGTTGAATTCATTGATGAAAATTGGTCAAGAGAAAACACTTCAGGATGAGGATATCCCAAAGTTGCCAGAATTGGATCGAGCAGAATATTGTTATTTGTCTTTTATAGAACAGTTGAACAGGCAAAAGGGGAAAGAATCATTGCCACAATCAGCAATTTTGTGGGCAATAGTTTTTTGCCACTGGAAAGATATTTTGATGTCAGGATTGTTTGCATTGCTCAAGGTACTCAGTGTATGTACTGGTCCTGTACTTTTGAATGCTTTTATATCGATTGCTGAGGGTAATGGCAGTTTCAAATATGAGGGCTATGTATTGGTCATGTCACTTTTCATTGCAAAAATCGCAGAGTCCTTATCACAAAGGCAATGGTATTTTCGCACTAGGCTTGTTGGGATGAAGATTAGGTCACTACTTACAGCTTCCATTTATAGAAAAGTATTGAGGTTGTCTAGTGCAGCTAGATTGACACACTCTAATGGTGAGATAATGAATTATGTGACTGTGGATACATACAGAATTGGAGAATTCCCATTTTGGTTTCACCAGACATGGACAACAAGCCTCCAACTATGTATTGCACTTGTAATACTTTTTCGTGCTATTGGCCTAGCAACAATTGCCTCATTGGTGGTGATAGTTCTCACTGTGCTCTGTAATACTCCACTGGCAAAGATGCAGCATAAGTTTCAGAGTAAACTCGTGGTGGCACAAGATGAGAGATTGAAGGTCAGTTCTGAGGCTCTTGTGAATATGAAAGTGCTGAAGCTATATGCGTGGGAAACCCATTTTAAAAATGCTATTGAAACATTAAGAAACGTTGAACTGAAAATTTTAAGTGCTGTACAGCTGAGAAAGGCAtacaacataattttattttggatcGCACCTGTTTTGGTGTCTGCTGTTTCTTTTGGGGCATGTTACTTTTTGAACGTTCCTTTACATGCTAACAATGTTTTCACTTTTGTGGCAACTTTACGCCTAGTGCAAGAACCAATTACTGCCATCCCAGATGTTGTTGGGGTGGTCATTCAAGCAAAAGTTGCATTTTCCAGGATTGTTAATTTCCTTGAAGCACCTGAATTACAGAGTGCAAAATTCAGGAATAGGTGTTTTGATGAGTGTAACAAAGGCCGAATTTCAATCAAATCTGCTGACTTTTCATGGGAAGGTAATGTATCAAAGTCAACACTGAGGAACATAAACTTGGAGATCAGACAAGGGCAAAAGTTTGCTATTTGTGGAGAAGTTGGCTCAGGCAAATCAACCCTCTTGGCTACAATTCTTGGAGAGGTTCCAAGGATTAAAGGAACT ATTGAAGTTTATGGAAAGTTTGCATATGTTTCTCAAACAGCATGGATACANACNGGNACNNTACgggaaaatattttgtttggatcAGATTTGGATGCTCATAGATATCAAGAAACACTTCATAGATCATCACTACTAAAGGATTTGGAGCTGTTTCCACATGGAGATCTCACTCAAATAGGCGAGAGAGGAGTTAACTTCAGTGGAGGTCAGAAGCAGCGAATTCAACTTGCACGTGCTCTTTATCAGAATGCTGATGTATATCTTTTGGATGATCCATTCAGTGCTGTTGATGCACATACTGCCACAAATTTGTTTAAT GAATACATCATGGATGGTCTTAAAGAGAAAACTGTTTTACTCGTAACTCATCAAGTTGACTTTCTACCAGCGTTTGATTCTGTTTTG ATGATGTCAAATGGGGAAATCCTAGAATCTGCTCCTTATCATCATTTGTTGTCCACAAGCCAAGAATTCCAAGATCTTGTTAATGCTCACAAGAAAACTGCTGGTTCTAACAATCCTATGAATGTTTCTTCTTCCAAGAGGCCTTCAATATCTGCTAAAGAGATTACACAAGCTTTCAAGGAGAACCAATCAAAAGACACATATGGAAATCAGTtaataaaggaagaagagagagagataggAGACACGGGGTTGAAGCCTTACTTGCAGTATTTGAATCAGACGAAAGGCTATGTATACTTCTTTGTGACTTCTCTTTGTCACCTCTTGTTTGTCATTTGCCAGATATTGCAAAACTCATGGATGGCTGCTAATGTTGACAATAACAAAGTTAGCACATTGCAGCTGATTGTTGTTTACTTCATGATTGGGGTTCTTTCTACTGTTTTTTTGCTGATCAGAACTGTACTTCTAGTTTCCTTGGGCATTCaatcatcaaaatatatatttttacagtTAATGAACTCCCTTTTCCGTGCACCGATGTCCTTTTATGACTCTACACCATTGGGAAGAATACTTAGTAGG GTCTCATCAGATCTAAGCATTATGGATATTGATATCCCTTTTATTATTGCTTATACTGTGGGAGGTACTACAAACTTCTATACCAACCTCATAGTTTTAGCAATTATCACTTGGCAAATCTTGTTTATCGCTGTACCGATGGTTTACATTGCAATACGCTTGCAG AAATACTATTTTTCCACTGCAAAAGAATTGATGCGCGTGAATGGCACAACAAAATCATTTGTAGCTAATCATATAGCTGAAACAACTGCTGGAGCTGTGACAATAAGAGCTTTTAAGGAAGAAGATGGCTTTTTCAAGAAGAATCTTGATCTAATTGATATCAATGCTAGTCCCTTCTTTCATAGTTTTGCCTCAAATGAGTGGCTGATTCAGAGATTGGAAATAGTCAGTGCAGTGCTTCTTTCCTCCACAGCTCTATGCATGGTTACACTTCCACCAGGGACTTTCAGCTCTG GATTCATTGGCATGGCTCTATCTTATGGACTTACACTAAATGCTCAACTAGTATTTTCAATTCAGAGTCAATGCAATCTAGCAAATTACATAATTTCTGTGGAGAGGCTAAATCAGTATATGCATATAGCAAGTGAGGCCCCAGAAGTAATAGAAGGAAATCGTCCTCCTTCAAATTGGCCAGTTGCTGGTAAAGTAGAACTAAAAGACTTGCAG GTACGATACAGGCCTGATGGACCACTTATACTTCATGGAATCACATGCACATTCAAAGCAGGACACAAGATTGGAATAGTTGGAAGAACAGGCAGTGGAAAGTCCACTCTCATCAGTGCATTATTTCGTCTGGTGGAGCCAGCAGGTGGAAAAATTGTAGTTGATGGCATAGACATATCTTCAATTGGCCTTCATGATTTGAGGTCACGTTTTGGAGTTATACCTCAGGATCCTACCCTTTTTAATGGAACTGTTAGATATAATTTGGACCCTTTATCTCAATACTCTGATAAAGAAATATGGGAG GTTCTTGGGAAGTGTCAGCTGCGAGAAGTTGtacaagagaaagaagaggGACTAAACTCCTCAG TTGTGGAAGATGGATCAAACTGGAGCATGGGACAAAGGCAATTATTTTGTCTGGGGCGTGCACTGTTAAGGAGAAGTAGGATATTGGTGTTGGATGAAGCTACTGCATCAATTGACAATGCAACTGATTTGGTTCTGCAGAAAACCATTAGGACTGAGTTTGCAGATTGCACAGTGATCACAGTAGCACACAGAATACCAACCGTGATGGATTGCACTATGGTTCTTTCAATTAGCGATG GAAAATTGGTGGAGTATGATGAACCAGTGAACTTGATGAACAAAGAAGGATCGCTATTCAAGCAGCTTGTTAAGGAGTACTGGTCTCATTTTCATTCAGCAGAATCATACTGA